The genomic segment GAGCCAGCGCTGGATGACGGCGCTGCAGGATCAGCAGGAGATCATGGCGGACCTGGCGGATATCATTGCGCAGGTGTATGCGCTGGAGTCGGCATTGCTGCGGGCGAAGAAGCTGGCGAGCGCGAAGAAGGCGGCGGCCAAAGTGGCTGCGGATATGACGGGCCTGCTTGCGGAGGAGACGCTGGCGCTGGCGGAGCAAGCTGCCAAGCGCGTGATGGCGGCGTGCGGCGAGGGCGACATGTTGCGCACGCAATTGGCGATTCTGCGCAGGCTGGTGAAGCAGACGCCAGCGGATGCGGTGGCGCTGAGCCGGAGTGTGGCACAGGCTTGCGTGAATGCGGATCGCTACCCTGTGTACGGCGCCTGACGGCGCGGGCATCCGGGAATCAGGCATTAGGGATTAGTAATTCCAGAATAGTGAAGGCCTCGTGCACTGAGTGTGTGAGGCCTTCTGCTTTTATGCGGCGCGTTGGCTTGCGTTGTTGCTGAGGTGTTCGATGATGGTGCGGCTGAAGGCGGGGATGTCGTCGGGCTTGCGGCTGAAGATGAACTGGCCGTCGGTGACAACTTCCTGGTCGACCCAGTTGGCGCCGGCGTTCTTCAGGTCGGTTTTGAGCGAAGGCCACGACGTGACGGTTTTGCCGCGGACCACGCCTGCTTCGACGAGGGTCCAAGGACCGTGGCAGATGGCGGCGGTAGTGCGGCCCGTTTCGACGAACTTCTTGACGAAGTTGACGGCCGCGGGATCCATCCGCAGGTGGTCGGGGTTGATGACGCCGCCGGGAAGCACGAGCCCGTCGTAGTCGTTGGGGTTGGCGTCGGCAAGTGCCTTGTCGACCTTGATGGTTTTGCCCCAGTCTTTCATGTCCCAGGCTTTAATCTCGCCTGACTTAGGGGAGATGACGATGGTGGTTGCGCCCGCTTCATCGAGTGCCTTGCGGGGATCCAGCAACTCCGCCTGTTCAAAACCGTCGGTGGCGAGAAAGGCGATCTTCTTTCCGCTTAAGGAAGCCATGAATTTCCTCCGTATCCGAGGGGTTAGGACGCCTTGGCGCAGAGCGAGGTTGCCGCACTAACCGGCTTGAGTAGGTAGTGGTCACGGAGTTAGAGCGCAAGCGAATTGCGACTTAGTCAAAACCAGATGGTTGCCGCCAGACATCCCGCTGCGGCCTTTCTTACATCTCAGTCCCGTTGGGCTACTTCCAGGATGGTGCAGTGTGACTCCGATACGGAGATTTGAGCCTGGACACTGCTTTGCGGCGACGCCGGTTAGGCCGGTGCGGCCGACTTTGTCCGCGCGAGCATTGCGCGGGTTCTCCCCAAATCAAAAACAACAACTATTACAGCCAACAGATTTTCTTAGGAGGCGCCATGCAATTATCTCTACGGACGAGGTTCATCCGTGTGCGAGCGAAGGGAGTTAGCAGCCGGGTAATTCTTTGGACCCTAGCACTGCTTCTGCTCTTATCTCCGCAACTAAGAGCGCAGTTCGGTTCCAGCTTGTCGGGAACGGTTCTGGATCCGAGCGGAGCAGCGATTCCCGGGGCGTCGGTGAGCCTGACGAACGCGGGCACGCAGCAGACCCAGACATCGACGACGAACGACACGGGATTTTTTCACTTTGGCGAACTGTCACCGGGCAACTACACCATCACGGTGACGGCCAACGGTTTCAAGAAGAATGTGATGAAAGACATTGGGATTGTCGCGGAGACACCTCGCAATGTGAATGTGCATTTGGAAACGGGCGGTGCGGTTGAGACGGTGGAGATCAATGCGAATGAAGGTCCCCAACTGCAGACCGCCGATGCGAGCATTGGATCGACGATCAGCACCGAGGAAGTGACGCGGCTGCCCATTGTGGGAGGAGATCCATATGAGCTGATTCGCACGGCGCCGGGGATCACGGGCGATGCGGCGCGGTCGAGCAACGGGAGCGCGGTGTTCTTGCCGAATGGCGCGGGGCCGGGCGGATCGAACAAGAGCGTGTTCCAGACCGAGAACGCGGTGCAGATCTCCGCGGATGGACAGCGGCAGGCGGATAACAATTTCATGATTGATGGCGTGAGCGTGAATTCGCTCACCCACGGCGGTAATGCAGTCGTGACGCCGAACGAAGAGGCCGTGGGACAGATGACGGTGGTATCCACGTCTTACGACGCATCGGACGGGCGCAACACCGGGGCGCAGATCAAGGTCGTGACGAAGAGTGGAACCAACTCTCTGCATGGCGGGGCGTTCTTTCTCTACGACCAACCCGGCCTGAATGCGTACAACAAGTATGCAGGGCCGGCCGGCTTGAATGGTGTGCCGCAACGCGTGGAGAATGCGCAGCGGACATGGGCAGCGTCACTGGGCGGCCCGGCGGTGAAGGACAAGCTGTTCTGGTTTGCATCGTGGTCAGGGTTTACCCTGCACAACAGCTCAATTGACAACGTGTGGGTGGAGACGCCCGAGTTCCGGAGTTTGATTGCGCAGGACAGGCCAGGCGGATTGAGTGCGGAGATTTTGAGTCTGCCTGGGATGGCGCCGCGCGTGGTGAGTGTGCTGAACTCCGACTGCTCAGACTATGCGAACAACCAGGGCCAGTATCCGGGGCAGACGGCGACGGGTGGCCCTTTTTGCCAGCCGACGGGATCGGGGATCGATGTGGGTTCGCCGACGCCGGGTGGGGCGTCGCAACTAGGGCAGTATCCGCGGCTGAGTTATGGGGCCGATCCGACGAACAACGTGGTGACGGGCGGCGGATTGGATGGGATTCCGGACATGCAGTTGGCGGCGATCCGGTCGCCCAACCAAGCGAGGGGCAACCAGTTCAACGCGCGCGGGGATTGGAACATCACTGGCAAGGACCTTCTGGCGGGCACGGTGTATTTCACCAAGCTGGACAGCAATGGGCCGAGCGGGACGAATGGGGCACGGCCCGCCGACGATGTTCCGTTCAAACCGCTGAACTCGGCTGCGACGGCGATCTATATTCACACTTTCTCGCCGACGTGGCTGAATGAGTTTCGTGCCAATATGACACGGTTTGCAGAGAACGGGGTTGTGGACGGCGGTAACCAGGTGGATTGGGGAATTCCCTACATCAACGTTCAGACCATGCCGTTCTCGAACAATCCGCAA from the Occallatibacter riparius genome contains:
- a CDS encoding type 1 glutamine amidotransferase domain-containing protein codes for the protein MASLSGKKIAFLATDGFEQAELLDPRKALDEAGATTIVISPKSGEIKAWDMKDWGKTIKVDKALADANPNDYDGLVLPGGVINPDHLRMDPAAVNFVKKFVETGRTTAAICHGPWTLVEAGVVRGKTVTSWPSLKTDLKNAGANWVDQEVVTDGQFIFSRKPDDIPAFSRTIIEHLSNNASQRAA